From one Nonomuraea polychroma genomic stretch:
- a CDS encoding ThuA domain-containing protein, translated as MRPIRVMVWGENRHEQVEPSVAKIYPDGMHNAIRRGIEHWLGEKAVVTTATLDDPEHGLTEEVLAGTDVLTWWGHTAHGEVSDEVVERVHRHVLSGMGLVVLHSGHWSKIFTKLMGTTCTLRWRSANDRELVWTVDPTHPIARGIPHPIEIPAQEMYGEQFDIPTPDELIFISSFTGGEVFRSGCTFRRGNGKIFYFSPGDQDYPVYHHPDVLHVIANGVEWAVSDRPEREVPILLRYDMGDFFNGHGYRGAMHNKESGEESAE; from the coding sequence ATGCGACCGATTCGCGTCATGGTGTGGGGTGAGAACCGCCACGAGCAGGTCGAACCCAGTGTGGCCAAGATCTATCCGGATGGCATGCACAACGCCATCCGCCGCGGGATCGAGCACTGGCTGGGGGAGAAGGCGGTCGTCACCACGGCCACGCTCGACGACCCCGAGCACGGCCTGACCGAGGAGGTGCTCGCCGGCACCGACGTCCTCACGTGGTGGGGCCACACCGCTCATGGCGAGGTGTCCGACGAAGTGGTCGAGCGGGTGCACCGGCACGTCCTGTCGGGCATGGGCCTGGTGGTGCTGCACTCCGGCCACTGGTCGAAGATCTTCACCAAGCTCATGGGCACCACGTGCACGCTGCGCTGGCGCAGCGCCAACGACCGAGAGCTGGTCTGGACGGTGGACCCGACCCACCCCATCGCCCGCGGCATCCCGCATCCCATCGAGATCCCCGCCCAGGAGATGTACGGCGAGCAGTTCGACATCCCGACGCCCGACGAGCTGATCTTCATCAGCTCCTTCACCGGCGGCGAGGTGTTCCGCAGCGGCTGCACCTTCCGGCGCGGCAACGGCAAGATCTTCTACTTCAGCCCCGGCGACCAGGACTATCCGGTGTACCACCATCCGGACGTGCTGCACGTCATCGCCAACGGCGTCGAGTGGGCGGTCAGCGACCGGCCGGAGCGGGAGGTGCCGATCCTGCTCCGCTATGACATGGGCGACTTCTTCAACGGGCACGGCTACCGCGGCGCGATGCACAACAAGGAGTCCGGCGAAGAGAGCGCCGAGTGA
- a CDS encoding Gfo/Idh/MocA family protein has protein sequence MSAFPRVDDPARPLRVVQVGAGSMGLAWMRTLTASDDVELVGVADLDVDRAEAAVRAVGADAKVDVSLGGLLTATEPDAVVNVTVPAAHSEVNIEALFAGVPVLCEKPAAPTLAEAVIQVAAAEAAGRLLMISQSRRYYAALAEYRRRVAELGTPGLLTTGFFRGPRFGGFRDEMEQPLLVDMAIHAFDAARYLLGAEPVSVSCETWNPVWSWYRGDAAATATFLFDDGTRYVYTGAWCADGLETSWNGEWRATGSGGTATWDGEGRVTSSVSGAADVPPGGNEQIAGALEEFVAALRTGAEPSGAIARNVRSLAMVEAAVRSAESGTRVQIDALLEQAYHEALSLPVREEIRSRLESWTPRGTDSPG, from the coding sequence GTGAGCGCCTTCCCCCGCGTCGACGATCCGGCGCGTCCTCTCCGTGTGGTGCAGGTCGGGGCAGGGTCGATGGGTCTGGCCTGGATGCGCACCCTGACCGCGTCCGACGACGTCGAGCTCGTCGGGGTGGCCGACCTCGACGTCGATCGGGCGGAGGCGGCCGTACGCGCGGTCGGCGCCGACGCCAAGGTGGACGTCTCCCTCGGCGGCCTGCTCACGGCCACCGAACCGGACGCCGTCGTGAACGTCACCGTCCCGGCGGCCCACAGTGAGGTGAACATCGAGGCGCTCTTCGCCGGGGTCCCGGTCCTGTGCGAGAAGCCCGCCGCGCCGACGCTGGCCGAGGCGGTGATCCAGGTCGCCGCCGCGGAGGCGGCCGGCCGGCTGCTGATGATCAGTCAGTCGCGCCGGTACTACGCCGCCCTGGCGGAATACCGTCGCCGCGTCGCCGAGCTCGGCACGCCCGGCCTGCTCACCACCGGTTTCTTCCGCGGCCCGCGCTTCGGCGGCTTCCGCGACGAGATGGAGCAGCCGCTGCTGGTGGACATGGCCATCCACGCCTTCGACGCGGCCCGCTACCTGCTCGGCGCGGAGCCGGTCTCGGTGAGCTGCGAGACCTGGAACCCCGTCTGGAGCTGGTACAGGGGCGATGCGGCGGCGACGGCGACGTTCCTCTTCGACGACGGCACCCGTTACGTGTACACGGGCGCCTGGTGCGCGGACGGGCTGGAGACGTCCTGGAACGGCGAGTGGCGGGCCACCGGTTCCGGCGGCACCGCGACCTGGGACGGCGAGGGCCGTGTCACCTCCAGCGTCAGCGGCGCGGCGGACGTGCCGCCGGGCGGCAATGAGCAGATCGCCGGGGCGCTGGAGGAGTTCGTCGCGGCACTCCGCACCGGCGCGGAGCCGTCCGGGGCGATCGCCCGCAACGTCCGCAGCCTCGCCATGGTGGAGGCGGCCGTGCGGTCGGCGGAGTCGGGTACGCGGGTCCAGATCGACGCGTTGCTGGAGCAGGCCTATCACGAGGCGCTGTCCCTTCCCGTCCGCGAGGAGATCCGCTCGCGGCTGGAGTCCTGGACACCACGCGGTACGGACTCGCCCGGCTGA
- a CDS encoding MmcQ/YjbR family DNA-binding protein, whose translation MIDDDIVTRLRKICLALPEAAEKPFGGHTAPSFRVREKLFLMTSEDGLTMMFKGGPGVQEALVSSAPDRFFVPAYVGAKGWVGARLDVEQDWDEMDELIRDSYRLIAPKRLVALMD comes from the coding sequence GTGATCGACGATGACATCGTGACACGGCTGCGGAAGATCTGCCTGGCGCTGCCGGAGGCGGCCGAGAAACCGTTCGGCGGCCACACCGCACCGTCCTTCCGGGTCCGGGAGAAGTTGTTCCTGATGACCAGCGAGGATGGGCTGACGATGATGTTCAAGGGCGGTCCGGGCGTGCAGGAAGCCCTGGTGTCGTCCGCCCCGGACCGCTTCTTCGTACCGGCGTACGTCGGAGCCAAGGGGTGGGTCGGTGCCCGGCTCGACGTGGAGCAGGACTGGGACGAGATGGACGAGCTGATCAGAGACAGCTACCGCCTGATCGCCCCGAAGCGGCTGGTGGCACTCATGGACTGA
- a CDS encoding carbohydrate ABC transporter permease, which yields MNPSSTVRRLPMTVLGIVFLAVMIFPVYWMLNSSLQADSGAASTEFLPVNLTFSGYAQALDEQGQNFVTSLIVALGTVVLTLVIATPAAYGLARFRTRGSSVFLLVLLITQMIPVMVIANALYPLFNSLFLINNVFGLILANTAAGIPFAVLLIRAFMGAIPGALVEAAMVDGAGNLRAFLSIVVPISRNALVTAALFTFLSAWSDFLFALTLTSTPEVRPITLGIYDYISANTQDWGAVMATAVLASVPAALLLIFAQRYIAAGAVSGAVK from the coding sequence GTGAACCCCTCATCGACCGTGCGCCGGCTGCCCATGACGGTGCTGGGCATCGTCTTCCTCGCCGTGATGATCTTCCCGGTCTACTGGATGCTCAACAGCAGCCTGCAGGCGGATTCCGGCGCGGCCTCCACCGAGTTCCTCCCGGTCAACCTGACCTTCTCCGGATATGCGCAGGCGCTGGACGAACAGGGCCAGAACTTCGTCACCAGCCTGATCGTCGCCCTCGGGACGGTCGTGCTGACCCTGGTCATCGCCACGCCCGCCGCCTACGGCCTGGCGCGGTTCCGTACCCGGGGCAGCAGCGTGTTCCTGCTGGTGCTGCTGATCACGCAGATGATCCCCGTCATGGTCATCGCCAACGCGCTCTACCCCCTCTTCAACTCGCTCTTCCTGATCAACAACGTCTTCGGCCTGATCCTCGCCAACACCGCCGCGGGCATCCCGTTCGCGGTGCTGCTCATCCGCGCGTTCATGGGCGCCATCCCCGGGGCGCTCGTGGAGGCCGCGATGGTGGACGGGGCCGGCAACCTGCGGGCGTTCCTCTCGATCGTCGTACCGATCAGCAGGAACGCGCTCGTGACCGCGGCCCTGTTCACCTTCCTGTCGGCGTGGAGCGATTTCCTCTTCGCCCTCACCCTGACCAGCACGCCCGAAGTGCGGCCCATCACCCTTGGCATCTACGACTACATCAGCGCGAACACGCAGGACTGGGGCGCCGTCATGGCGACCGCGGTGCTCGCCTCCGTCCCGGCGGCCCTGCTGCTGATCTTCGCCCAGCGCTACATCGCGGCGGGCGCCGTCAGCGGCGCCGTCAAATGA